The following coding sequences are from one SAR116 cluster alpha proteobacterium HIMB100 window:
- a CDS encoding nucleoside-diphosphate-sugar epimerase (PFAM: NAD dependent epimerase/dehydratase family) — translation MHNILITGGTSPTGVALISWLKKKRPGSKIIVLGRKSKRLISLSCLSNVHTVPLDLGETEQKFNTSLGELDLPDIDEFYHLATTSPSTAEDNSQFYQVNFLNSSSLVKSIRLSEKARFLNFSSASVYDQNTETFTETSKKTFQDHYGVSKWLFESFLQNLASISTNDEQFLSVRAPVLLAPGALHNFLSKWKKDMQIGQPVTLFNPNNNFNSCIWLENLLEFSEKFFAQNETNHLICNVGSKDPITIRAAHDILATHFDGTKLPNVLVSEKRSQFYDCNLAVSFGFTPLSVERSIRMFAQC, via the coding sequence ATGCATAATATTCTTATCACTGGTGGAACCAGCCCAACCGGCGTAGCTTTGATCAGTTGGCTCAAGAAAAAACGACCTGGATCAAAAATTATAGTGCTAGGGCGGAAATCAAAGCGATTAATTTCGTTGAGTTGTTTAAGTAATGTCCACACTGTCCCGCTCGACCTAGGGGAAACAGAACAAAAATTCAATACTTCTTTAGGAGAACTTGACCTCCCAGACATAGATGAATTCTATCACCTAGCCACAACGAGTCCATCTACTGCGGAAGATAACAGTCAATTTTATCAGGTTAATTTCTTAAACTCCTCTTCTTTAGTTAAGTCTATTCGACTATCGGAAAAAGCGCGTTTTTTAAATTTCTCGAGTGCGTCTGTGTATGACCAAAATACAGAAACATTCACCGAAACCTCCAAAAAAACATTTCAAGATCATTATGGGGTTTCAAAATGGCTCTTTGAGAGTTTTCTTCAAAACTTAGCATCGATAAGTACAAATGATGAGCAATTTTTATCTGTAAGAGCGCCGGTCTTGTTGGCACCAGGAGCATTACACAATTTTTTATCCAAGTGGAAAAAAGATATGCAAATCGGCCAGCCCGTCACATTATTCAATCCAAACAACAACTTCAATTCATGCATATGGTTAGAAAATTTGCTAGAATTTTCTGAAAAATTTTTTGCCCAAAATGAGACTAATCATCTTATTTGCAATGTTGGTTCGAAGGACCCAATTACTATAAGAGCTGCTCATGATATATTGGCAACACACTTCGATGGAACAAAATTACCAAATGTGCTAGTTTCTGAAAAACGCAGTCAATTCTATGATTGCAATCTTGCAGTAAGTTTTGGCTTCACCCCCTTGTCAGTCGAGCGTTCAATTAGAATGTTCGCCCAGTGCTAG
- a CDS encoding UDP-galactopyranose mutase (PFAM: UDP-galactopyranose mutase; FAD dependent oxidoreductase), with protein MSKKALIIGGGFAGCAAAKFLSDDVNWDVTLVERAKELGGGNKTRWWGGHPHTLGPRHFITQNEKVWEHLTSILPMRRCQEHICLSYIESENAFYNYPIHVDDVPLMPEADKIQNELAHVEKNFEVPPKNLEEFWRKSVGDTLYSKFIDTYSKKMWMLDDNKLIDDFSWSPKGVALKDGPREVWDTAISAFPQNFDGYDPYFSISTQNSKVLLDTSIERWDIINKRVFFNSEWHVFDVIINTISPDALFDHCYETLRYVGRDLHLFVLPVEHVFPENVYFLYYPNGEKFTRLIEYKKFTRFKSPTSLLSMEIPSLNGKYYPLPISSEFSKAQKYFDLMPDDVFSIGRAGSYLYRIDIDDCIAQAMDVVSKIRG; from the coding sequence ATGAGTAAAAAAGCACTGATTATCGGTGGTGGTTTTGCTGGCTGCGCAGCTGCAAAATTTCTATCAGATGATGTAAACTGGGACGTTACGCTGGTTGAGCGAGCAAAAGAACTCGGTGGAGGAAATAAAACGCGTTGGTGGGGGGGGCATCCACACACCTTAGGCCCACGACATTTTATCACGCAAAATGAAAAAGTCTGGGAACATTTAACATCAATCTTGCCAATGCGACGTTGTCAAGAACATATCTGTTTATCATACATTGAATCCGAAAATGCGTTTTATAACTATCCTATACATGTTGATGACGTACCTCTGATGCCTGAGGCTGACAAGATACAAAATGAATTAGCTCATGTAGAAAAAAATTTCGAAGTTCCTCCAAAAAATTTAGAGGAGTTTTGGCGTAAATCGGTAGGCGATACTCTTTACAGCAAATTCATTGATACATACTCAAAAAAAATGTGGATGTTAGATGATAATAAATTAATAGATGATTTTTCTTGGTCACCTAAAGGAGTTGCACTAAAAGATGGCCCTAGAGAGGTTTGGGACACGGCTATTTCCGCTTTTCCTCAAAATTTTGATGGGTATGACCCTTATTTTTCTATTTCAACGCAAAACAGTAAAGTTCTTCTAGATACATCAATTGAACGTTGGGATATTATCAATAAGCGTGTGTTCTTCAACTCTGAGTGGCACGTATTCGACGTAATAATTAACACTATCTCACCTGACGCTTTGTTTGACCATTGCTACGAAACCCTTCGTTACGTCGGCAGAGATCTACATTTGTTTGTCCTACCTGTTGAACACGTGTTTCCAGAGAATGTCTATTTTCTGTATTACCCTAATGGTGAAAAATTCACGCGGCTCATTGAATATAAAAAATTTACCCGCTTTAAATCACCAACATCCCTTTTAAGCATGGAAATACCGTCTCTCAATGGAAAATATTACCCTTTGCCTATCAGTTCAGAATTTTCAAAAGCGCAAAAATACTTCGACTTAATGCCCGATGACGTATTTTCAATTGGTCGGGCAGGAAGCTATTTATACAGAATAGATATCGATGATTGCATTGCTCAGGCAATGGATGTTGTTAGTAAAATTAGAGGTTAG
- a CDS encoding Nucleoside-diphosphate-sugar pyrophosphorylase family protein (PFAM: Nucleotidyl transferase), whose amino-acid sequence MRALLLSAGFGTRLKPITNDTPKCLVEINNKPLLDYWLDSLFEQGIERVLINTHYLSEKVSDHISKSKWREYIDITNEEQLLGTGGTIAKNCDYFLEESFLVAHADNLTRFSLKQFQNAHLSRSDNINITMMTFLTTSPDSCGIVTTNDEGIVMELHEKVKYDAGNIANGAIYILDKIALSKIVSINRTPLDLSTEILPLFLGRINTFFNADYLRDIGNAEALEIAQSDAIKFDLTKIN is encoded by the coding sequence ATGAGAGCGCTATTGCTTTCTGCGGGCTTTGGCACAAGGCTTAAGCCCATTACAAACGACACCCCCAAATGCCTTGTGGAGATAAATAACAAACCTCTTTTAGATTATTGGTTGGACTCCCTTTTCGAGCAAGGAATAGAGCGTGTGTTGATAAACACCCACTATCTATCAGAAAAAGTCTCGGACCATATTTCAAAAAGCAAATGGCGCGAATACATCGATATAACAAACGAAGAACAACTATTAGGTACGGGGGGTACGATAGCCAAGAACTGTGACTATTTTTTAGAGGAATCTTTTCTAGTTGCACATGCAGACAATCTCACTCGCTTCAGCCTTAAACAATTTCAAAACGCACATTTATCCAGAAGTGACAACATCAACATTACAATGATGACCTTTTTAACCACGAGTCCTGATAGCTGTGGCATCGTAACAACAAACGATGAGGGGATAGTTATGGAATTGCATGAGAAAGTTAAATATGATGCGGGGAATATTGCTAACGGTGCCATCTACATTCTTGACAAAATAGCACTATCAAAAATTGTTTCAATTAACAGAACCCCGCTTGACCTAAGTACTGAAATTCTTCCCCTCTTTTTAGGAAGAATAAATACCTTCTTTAACGCTGATTACTTACGAGATATTGGAAATGCTGAAGCACTTGAAATTGCTCAATCTGATGCTATAAAGTTTGACCTTACTAAAATTAATTAG
- a CDS encoding cytidyltransferase-related enzyme (PFAM: Cytidylyltransferase; pfkB family carbohydrate kinase~TIGRFAM: rfaE bifunctional protein, domain I; cytidyltransferase-related domain): protein MESDKLIELLSQQRDGLKVVFISGSFNVVHSGHVRLLNFGAECGDILIVGLNHDNEAGSIVPKELRLEAISAISVVDHAFVMEGTASNIIEKIKPDIVIKGKEHEQMQNPEQGIIDGYGGKLLFGSADSRFSSMELLKTEFNKAKPFSLTKVKNYLDRHNISQSRNKHTLEKFGQLKVLVVGDIIADEYVSCEALGMSQEDPTIVVSPITSETFLGGAGIVAAHAKGLGAEAHLISIHGCDKTADFVKERLNDFGVQSYLIADETRPTTLKKRYRSQSKTLLRVNTLRQHEISKNLAATFLQRIKELIHNLDLVIFSDFNYGCLPQGLVDEIIEICRKENVMMAADSQSSSQLGDIARFKNMKLVTPTEREVRLAVGDHTAGLVNLASQLQKNSNAENILMTLGSEGVFVQTTIENELKELMTDRIPALNPTPLDVAGGGDSLLVTAAMALAVEASIWEAALLGSIAAAIQVSRLGNLPLSKQDVYNEIMQ from the coding sequence ATGGAATCCGATAAATTAATAGAATTGTTATCTCAGCAACGAGATGGATTGAAAGTAGTGTTCATTTCCGGCTCTTTCAACGTAGTGCATTCCGGACATGTAAGATTATTAAACTTTGGGGCAGAATGTGGTGATATTCTGATAGTGGGACTAAATCACGATAATGAGGCTGGTAGTATTGTTCCAAAAGAACTTAGGCTGGAAGCTATTTCGGCTATTTCCGTCGTGGACCACGCTTTTGTTATGGAAGGAACAGCATCTAACATTATTGAAAAAATAAAGCCTGATATTGTTATCAAAGGGAAAGAGCATGAACAAATGCAAAACCCAGAACAAGGCATAATAGATGGTTATGGTGGCAAACTATTGTTTGGATCAGCTGATTCAAGATTTTCCTCAATGGAGCTCTTAAAAACCGAATTTAACAAGGCAAAACCCTTCTCATTGACCAAAGTTAAAAATTATTTAGACAGACACAATATCTCCCAAAGTAGAAACAAACATACTTTAGAAAAGTTTGGTCAGCTAAAGGTCCTTGTAGTTGGCGACATTATCGCAGATGAGTATGTATCTTGCGAAGCCTTAGGTATGTCGCAAGAAGACCCTACTATTGTCGTTAGCCCTATCACCTCGGAAACTTTCCTTGGGGGGGCTGGTATAGTTGCAGCTCACGCTAAAGGGCTGGGTGCAGAAGCACACCTTATTTCTATTCACGGCTGTGATAAGACGGCTGACTTCGTAAAAGAACGTTTAAACGACTTCGGTGTACAGTCTTATTTGATAGCAGACGAGACCAGACCAACCACACTAAAAAAAAGGTACCGGTCTCAAAGTAAAACACTTTTGAGAGTCAACACCCTTCGTCAACATGAAATATCTAAAAACCTAGCAGCAACATTTTTACAACGGATCAAGGAATTGATCCATAATTTAGACTTAGTAATCTTTTCAGATTTTAATTATGGCTGTCTCCCACAAGGTTTAGTCGATGAAATCATCGAAATATGTCGAAAAGAAAATGTTATGATGGCTGCTGACAGCCAGTCTTCTTCACAACTTGGAGACATCGCCCGCTTCAAAAACATGAAATTAGTTACGCCCACCGAAAGAGAGGTGAGGCTTGCCGTTGGAGACCATACCGCGGGACTTGTGAACCTAGCATCGCAACTTCAGAAAAATTCGAATGCTGAAAACATACTTATGACTTTGGGTTCTGAGGGTGTTTTTGTTCAAACAACTATCGAGAATGAATTAAAAGAGTTGATGACCGATCGAATACCAGCATTGAATCCGACACCGCTAGATGTGGCTGGTGGGGGAGACTCTCTTTTAGTTACCGCAGCAATGGCTCTCGCAGTAGAAGCATCCATATGGGAAGCCGCGCTATTAGGGTCGATAGCCGCCGCAATTCAAGTAAGCAGGTTAGGTAACCTCCCCTTAAGTAAGCAAGATGTTTATAATGAGATCATGCAATGA
- a CDS encoding Zn-dependent alcohol dehydrogenase, class III (PFAM: Alcohol dehydrogenase GroES-like domain; Zinc-binding dehydrogenase) — protein MKLPNIKFKAAILTELRKPLIIDEISLPSELKPGQVLVKVHFSGICGSQIGEIEGVKGFDHFLPHLLGHEGSGTVLETGPGVKHVKKEDLVVMHWKKGLGIDSAPPSYKWGSQVVNAGWITTFNEYAIVSENRLTAISSNVDKECAALFGCAVTTGFGVITNNAKLKIGESLVVYGAGGVGLNIIQAAAMTSAHPIIAVDIHPGRLQLATEMGATHTIDANSVIPQNEIKAIIGDSGLDVFVDNTGIPEIIETGYELTSSRGRVILVGVPKAGNKTSIFTLPLHFGKTVSGSHGGEAVPEIDIPRYLSLSEAGKMKLKNLITHRVSLSEINNGLAGMKNGTISGRVLVTMD, from the coding sequence ATGAAATTACCTAACATCAAATTCAAAGCAGCTATACTAACCGAGCTCAGAAAGCCTCTAATTATAGACGAAATTTCGTTGCCAAGTGAACTAAAGCCAGGGCAAGTTCTTGTCAAAGTTCACTTTAGCGGAATATGCGGTTCACAAATTGGTGAAATCGAAGGCGTCAAAGGATTTGATCATTTTCTGCCACACCTGCTAGGACACGAAGGCTCTGGGACGGTTCTAGAAACAGGCCCGGGCGTCAAACATGTAAAAAAAGAAGACTTAGTGGTGATGCATTGGAAAAAAGGGCTGGGAATAGATTCTGCACCACCCTCCTATAAATGGGGCTCACAAGTTGTTAATGCTGGTTGGATAACAACATTCAACGAATATGCAATCGTATCAGAAAACCGCCTTACAGCAATTTCATCAAATGTCGATAAAGAGTGTGCCGCTTTATTTGGCTGTGCAGTTACCACCGGCTTTGGCGTGATAACAAATAATGCAAAATTGAAAATTGGAGAGTCATTAGTTGTTTATGGAGCTGGAGGTGTCGGCTTAAACATCATACAAGCTGCTGCAATGACATCGGCACACCCAATAATTGCCGTTGATATTCATCCTGGTCGGTTGCAACTTGCAACGGAAATGGGAGCAACACATACAATTGATGCAAATTCCGTAATTCCTCAAAATGAAATAAAGGCAATCATTGGCGATTCAGGCTTAGATGTTTTTGTTGATAACACAGGCATTCCTGAAATCATTGAAACTGGTTACGAGCTCACAAGTTCAAGAGGGCGCGTAATCTTAGTTGGTGTCCCAAAAGCTGGAAATAAGACAAGCATTTTCACATTGCCGCTTCACTTTGGGAAAACGGTTTCAGGCTCTCATGGCGGTGAGGCAGTGCCTGAAATCGATATACCGAGATATCTATCTCTTTCAGAGGCAGGTAAAATGAAACTCAAAAATTTAATCACACATAGAGTCTCACTGTCTGAAATTAACAACGGGCTAGCTGGGATGAAAAATGGGACAATTAGCGGAAGAGTTTTAGTTACTATGGACTAA
- a CDS encoding methylase involved in ubiquinone/menaquinone biosynthesis (PFAM: Methyltransferase domain) → MSYQDFMSSVHKSTKRDYLARVNDKDYPKPYAASLAKKWAFDYWDGSRKINYGGYKYDGRWANVAAQMVQHYGIKAGDKILDIGCGKGFLLYDFTQVCPGVEVIGLDISEYAIQNSLPEIKDSLKLGNANNLPFNNDEFDLVVSLTTLHNLHAPDLYRALREMERVGKQHKYLCVESYRNEQEKANLLYWQVTCEAFNTPDEWDWWFELTGYNGDHSFIFFE, encoded by the coding sequence ATGAGTTACCAAGATTTCATGTCATCCGTGCACAAGAGTACAAAGCGTGACTATCTTGCTAGAGTAAACGACAAAGATTACCCAAAGCCTTATGCAGCATCGTTAGCGAAAAAATGGGCTTTTGACTACTGGGATGGAAGCCGAAAAATAAACTACGGTGGATATAAGTATGATGGTAGATGGGCAAACGTAGCGGCACAAATGGTTCAACATTATGGCATCAAAGCTGGAGACAAAATACTCGACATCGGTTGCGGAAAAGGCTTTTTGCTTTATGACTTTACGCAAGTCTGCCCAGGCGTTGAGGTTATAGGACTTGATATCTCAGAGTATGCAATTCAAAATTCATTACCTGAAATAAAAGATAGTTTAAAACTGGGTAACGCAAATAATTTACCATTTAACAACGATGAATTTGACCTCGTTGTCTCATTAACAACGCTTCATAACCTTCATGCACCAGACCTCTATCGAGCACTGCGTGAAATGGAACGTGTTGGGAAACAGCACAAATATTTATGTGTTGAATCATACAGAAATGAGCAAGAGAAAGCCAACTTACTCTATTGGCAGGTAACATGTGAAGCTTTTAATACTCCAGATGAATGGGATTGGTGGTTTGAATTGACGGGGTACAACGGCGACCATTCCTTCATTTTTTTTGAATAG
- a CDS encoding phosphotransferase family protein (PFAM: Phosphotransferase enzyme family), with product METTGNISELASFIEADAEQVRKLLSFLNKSDVRLRVIDKNLGGNNTVLKLMIEDETYALKKYNLSKVDKRNRMNTEWDFTNLVKNVCGELPVPSPIAVNKDAGLAIFEFIEGTSIEANSLTTPDVLNAADFIRKLNSPTMRKNASHLPNASDAEFSILGHINFLQNKLSELKHIKRNTKLLQPLAREIHTYLEKSIKNILWLARDEGIDESAEIPLNERCLSPSDFGYHNAIKRNTGSLAFIDFEYAGWDDPAKLFADFFLQPKVPVPEKYEDLFLKSCLSHLGENKLLKHKRRANLLKPFFRLRWCFILLNPLREEWAITRGLDKDKTAYEETCISRVNSAAELLKFAVKKSNFS from the coding sequence TTGGAAACAACTGGAAACATTTCTGAATTAGCGTCATTTATCGAGGCAGATGCTGAACAAGTTCGCAAGCTATTGAGTTTTTTGAACAAATCAGATGTCAGGCTGCGGGTCATCGATAAAAACCTTGGTGGCAATAACACAGTTCTAAAACTGATGATCGAAGATGAAACATACGCTTTGAAAAAGTATAACCTTTCAAAGGTTGATAAACGAAACCGAATGAACACCGAATGGGATTTTACTAACCTAGTCAAAAACGTTTGTGGAGAATTACCGGTACCAAGTCCGATAGCTGTCAACAAAGATGCAGGTCTAGCAATATTTGAATTTATTGAAGGAACCTCCATAGAAGCAAATAGCCTGACCACTCCTGATGTTTTAAATGCGGCAGACTTCATCAGAAAATTGAATAGCCCGACAATGAGAAAAAATGCGTCACATTTACCAAATGCCTCTGATGCTGAATTTTCAATTTTAGGGCACATAAATTTTTTACAAAATAAGTTAAGTGAACTGAAGCACATAAAAAGAAATACAAAGTTACTTCAACCATTGGCTCGAGAGATACATACTTATCTCGAAAAAAGTATCAAGAATATTCTATGGCTCGCGCGTGACGAAGGAATTGACGAAAGCGCAGAAATTCCTCTAAATGAAAGATGTTTGTCCCCTTCTGATTTTGGGTACCATAATGCTATAAAAAGAAACACAGGTTCACTCGCATTTATCGATTTTGAGTATGCAGGCTGGGACGACCCGGCGAAACTTTTCGCGGATTTTTTTTTACAACCGAAAGTTCCTGTCCCGGAAAAATATGAGGACTTATTTCTTAAATCTTGCCTATCACATTTGGGCGAAAATAAACTTTTAAAACATAAGCGTAGAGCAAATCTTCTAAAGCCATTTTTCCGGCTAAGATGGTGCTTCATCCTTCTTAACCCTCTGAGAGAAGAATGGGCAATTACCAGAGGGTTGGATAAAGATAAGACCGCTTATGAAGAAACTTGCATAAGTCGCGTTAATTCTGCAGCCGAGCTTCTGAAATTTGCAGTCAAGAAGTCAAATTTTTCCTAA
- a CDS encoding transketolase, alpha subunit (PFAM: Transketolase, C-terminal domain; Transketolase, pyrimidine binding domain) — protein MRDSFAAELQKKARQDERIVLLSGDIGNRMFDGLKDYNEKQFINCGIAEQMMMGTAAGLALSGLKPVVYTIAPFTTYRCFEQIRVDVCYNNAPVIIVGTGAGLSYASLGPTHHSMEDIAILRTLPNMTIFCPSGPKETREGLEAAFEYQNPIYIRLGKKGEPDLYENSNKLKFGESVTLREGHDACIIGTGPVLRQAIEAADKLKFEGLSVRVENFHTVKPLDKIKLDEISTSFAQVFIVEEHGRIGGLFGAIAEQLSIQKNNKIQLHPISAADYFLHKIGDQNFAMDQYGINANAISSAIQNAIGR, from the coding sequence ATGAGAGACAGTTTTGCAGCAGAGCTTCAAAAAAAAGCTCGTCAAGATGAACGAATAGTCCTGTTATCTGGTGATATTGGCAACCGTATGTTTGACGGACTTAAGGATTATAACGAAAAGCAGTTCATAAATTGCGGCATCGCAGAACAAATGATGATGGGCACTGCTGCTGGCTTAGCGTTATCTGGGCTGAAGCCGGTGGTCTATACTATAGCACCATTCACTACCTATCGATGCTTCGAGCAAATAAGAGTTGATGTTTGTTACAACAATGCCCCTGTGATAATCGTCGGAACTGGTGCAGGCCTCTCATACGCGTCACTTGGGCCTACTCATCACTCAATGGAAGACATCGCGATTTTACGAACTCTGCCTAATATGACTATATTTTGCCCATCAGGGCCTAAAGAAACAAGAGAAGGGTTAGAGGCCGCTTTTGAGTATCAAAACCCGATTTACATACGACTTGGAAAAAAAGGTGAACCCGATCTATATGAGAACTCAAACAAACTAAAATTTGGGGAGTCTGTTACGCTACGTGAGGGTCATGATGCTTGCATTATTGGCACTGGGCCCGTTTTACGACAAGCGATCGAGGCTGCTGATAAACTTAAGTTCGAGGGGCTCTCGGTAAGAGTCGAAAATTTTCACACTGTTAAACCACTTGACAAAATTAAGTTGGACGAAATCTCTACTTCCTTCGCGCAGGTATTTATAGTTGAAGAGCATGGAAGAATAGGCGGTCTGTTTGGAGCGATTGCAGAACAGCTTTCAATCCAAAAAAATAATAAAATACAATTACATCCTATTTCTGCAGCAGATTACTTCTTACACAAAATCGGAGACCAAAACTTTGCCATGGATCAATATGGTATAAACGCTAATGCGATCTCCTCCGCCATCCAAAACGCAATTGGAAGATGA
- a CDS encoding transketolase, beta subunit (PFAM: Transketolase, thiamine diphosphate binding domain) — MKQVSHSSIEKLQQTATLLRSKIIEYSFSSRTPHLASCLSCVDILTAYYFHILEIDPKNPNDDLRDRFVLSKGHAAPALFNTLAMAGFFPESRLLKAKHDGTDIFGEHPPAPQYLAGIEAATGSLGHGLPIGLGFAIASKVKNQNNRVDVLIGDGESNEGTIWETALLGASRKLANLTVIVDFNKWQATDRSQNVMAIDPMADKWRAFGWHATEIDGHNMMEIINALTKPIGDKPRAVIAHTIKGKGVSFMQNDNNWHYKIPTSEEVQAAKYELGTL; from the coding sequence ATGAAACAAGTGTCACATTCATCAATAGAAAAGCTCCAACAAACTGCTACCCTACTCCGATCAAAAATAATAGAGTACTCCTTCAGCTCAAGAACACCACATCTTGCATCTTGTTTGTCATGCGTTGATATTCTGACCGCATATTATTTTCACATTTTAGAAATCGATCCCAAGAACCCAAATGATGATCTTCGCGATCGCTTCGTTTTAAGCAAAGGGCATGCAGCCCCTGCCTTATTCAATACACTCGCAATGGCCGGTTTTTTCCCAGAAAGTAGACTTCTTAAAGCGAAGCACGATGGCACAGACATTTTTGGTGAGCACCCCCCTGCGCCGCAATATTTAGCTGGCATCGAGGCTGCAACTGGATCACTTGGTCATGGGCTTCCAATTGGATTAGGCTTCGCTATTGCCAGCAAGGTCAAAAATCAAAATAATCGGGTCGACGTTCTTATTGGTGATGGAGAAAGTAACGAGGGAACAATATGGGAAACTGCGTTACTGGGAGCGTCTCGTAAATTAGCTAATCTAACCGTAATCGTTGATTTTAATAAATGGCAGGCAACAGATAGAAGCCAAAATGTAATGGCAATCGATCCAATGGCGGACAAATGGAGAGCTTTTGGCTGGCACGCAACTGAAATCGACGGGCACAACATGATGGAGATAATCAACGCTCTAACAAAGCCTATTGGCGATAAACCTCGAGCGGTTATTGCTCACACAATTAAAGGCAAGGGCGTATCATTTATGCAAAATGATAACAACTGGCATTATAAAATTCCAACCTCTGAAGAGGTTCAGGCAGCCAAGTACGAACTAGGAACACTCTAA
- a CDS encoding putative PLP-dependent enzyme possibly involved in cell wall biogenesis (PFAM: DegT/DnrJ/EryC1/StrS aminotransferase family; overlaps another CDS with the same product name) — protein MKKMDIPFVNLKRQFQEEEPQLVDIFRSVGRSGIYVLGEAVTEFEKAAAEYCDSKYALGVGNGTDALSMIMFSLGIGRGDEVITAPNSYISSASSISNIVAKPVFADINEDLNIDPACVEGKITNKTKAIMAVHLTGKPAQMHELSVIAEKYNLYLIEDAAQAFGAKYHGKSVGSLGTAGSFSLHPLKNLNVLGDGGLITTNNEALYKKLKKLRNHGLKDRDVSEFWGWNSRLDTLQAEIAHHRLKKIETTTQKFRLIAAKYRANLENLVDTPFDREFEYCVYHNFVIRTAYRNELALHLRERGIETKVHYPIQLHLQPSAAALGYKRGDFPVAEKISEEMLSLPIYPELLDDEVNYIIGSVKDFFSSKA, from the coding sequence ATGAAGAAAATGGATATTCCTTTTGTAAATCTTAAACGACAATTTCAAGAGGAAGAGCCGCAGCTTGTCGACATATTCAGGTCGGTAGGAAGAAGTGGCATTTATGTGCTCGGGGAAGCCGTAACCGAATTTGAAAAAGCCGCGGCAGAGTACTGTGACTCAAAATATGCGCTTGGTGTTGGAAATGGCACAGATGCATTATCAATGATTATGTTTAGCCTTGGCATCGGCAGAGGTGACGAAGTCATCACTGCGCCGAATTCTTACATATCCTCAGCCAGCTCAATTTCAAATATCGTAGCCAAACCTGTGTTTGCCGACATTAATGAGGACCTTAATATCGACCCCGCTTGCGTAGAGGGTAAAATCACCAATAAGACCAAAGCAATAATGGCCGTGCATCTAACTGGGAAACCAGCCCAAATGCACGAACTTTCTGTAATTGCTGAAAAATATAACCTTTATTTAATTGAGGACGCAGCACAAGCTTTTGGCGCAAAATATCATGGCAAAAGCGTAGGTTCACTCGGAACTGCTGGGAGTTTCAGTTTGCATCCCTTAAAAAACTTAAATGTTTTGGGAGACGGTGGTCTAATTACCACTAACAATGAAGCGTTGTACAAGAAACTAAAAAAATTACGAAATCACGGCCTCAAAGATCGAGATGTTTCTGAATTTTGGGGCTGGAACTCACGATTAGACACACTTCAAGCTGAAATTGCCCACCACAGACTTAAAAAAATAGAGACAACAACGCAAAAATTCAGACTCATTGCAGCTAAATACAGAGCAAATTTAGAAAACTTAGTTGACACACCCTTTGATAGGGAATTTGAATATTGCGTCTATCATAACTTCGTAATTCGTACCGCATACCGCAATGAACTTGCTCTGCATTTACGAGAAAGAGGTATAGAAACAAAAGTACATTACCCTATTCAATTGCATCTTCAACCGTCAGCGGCTGCTTTGGGATATAAAAGAGGTGATTTTCCTGTTGCTGAGAAAATATCCGAAGAAATGTTAAGCCTTCCGATATATCCAGAACTATTAGACGACGAAGTAAATTATATAATTGGATCTGTAAAAGATTTCTTTTCTTCCAAAGCTTGA